GATTTCACTCCTATTCAGATTGATCCCAATGTACAAATTTGGAACtataattggaaaaaaaatttatttaaatttaaatttcgatagatcttatataattaaactaataatcaGTATAATATGATACATTGTGAAttacttgttttattttcttctacaATTTAagcattttaaaaatatttttaaactcATCGTTTAAAGTCTCACTTAGGCCCTCATCGTTTACAAAACGATTCAATTAAAaccaaattcatttttcttttaaaattaaaaaaagaagtaagATCAGGTGTCATTTGAAGTGAGCCTACCACTAATGGAAATATTAACGTGTTAGAAATTTGGATTCAACTGAGCAGTTTTCAAGCGATGAAGCCTAAAGGAGACACTTTAAACAATGGGCTTGTAATTGAACTTTGGTTCAAAGTACAGGGGCTCATCCATAATCTtgcctattttattatataaacataCTAAAGAGAGAGTAAGAGATTGGGCATGTCTCAAGTCTAAAGGGGATTTTGTTAAATGCCTAATTTGTTGAAAGTCTCTCAAATTCAGGACAAGCCATTAATATTTTGTACATAGCCATGACAAAGTTTCTCGCAGCATTACAGCTAAGATTTATCAGTTTCCAACATTAAACATAGATGTTCAAATTGTTATAGTTAAAGTCGTCTATCCATGTTACTATTTTACTGCATTCTTCTATTTGATCACCAAGTTTAGGAGAAGCTGCAACTATCgtagcttctttttttttttctcaacaTAAACAGATATTTAACACTGAACAGctattatcttttctttcttatttactCTATCCTTCTCCTCATTTCTTTTTACACAAGAATTTCTCCTTGCTTATCTTCTGGCATATTGGTCCTAGGTATCTGCTATAGTCCACTGTAATTTCACACACATGTATGCAACTAGGCCACTAAGCTTATGGgttaattgttaatttatgCATCTAGTTTGGAACTTCATCAATCTTCTGTTTAACAGGCCGGAACGATTATAGAAGTGGTAGTAATGCAGAGGGTCATCAAAGTGGATTACCAAGGCCATATGGTGGTCAAGGACATGGTCCAGGCTCTTACAGTAGCAGCGGGGGAAATAGCAATTCCAAATGGGATTCAGTTGCCAAGGATAGCAATTCCGATTGGGGCAGTTTCCCAGGTGCAAAAGTCCAGAATTCTCCTGGCAGGCAAGCTTTTCCTGCTGGGTGGGGAAGTGGCGGAAATGGCAGTGGCGATGGGGTTGCCAGTGGCAGCAATTGGGGGCATGGGACTGGTGGTCGGTCTTACAATGAGAAGTCTGGATGGGGTAGCGGCTTTAAGAGTCGCAAAGTAATGGTGGGTGGTTGGTGAAGTGATACCGCATCACTCAGATAATTCTTTATTGTTATTGATCGGAAGCTGGCTACTGATGGATTATAATTAGTGATTGTAGCTCTAGGGATCTGGTGAAAGATGAAAAACACGATCTGTTCTCTTGGCCTTGGTAGCTTGGTGTCCGATGTAAATGCCATGTTATTAGAATTTTTGGTATGGTGCGTGTGCACTCTTTTCTATTGGGGGAaagcctttctttttctccaatGCAACCCCTTGTATTTCTGGTTCTCTTTCAAAACCCTTTCTTTAGGCGCATATCAGACTGATGAAATGAAAGGAGAGTTTATAAGAATAGATCATGGTGCCTAAAagatgaaaggaaaaaaaaacgATGGGTGATTCAGtttgagaagaaaaaagtTTGTTAAGTATTAAATGGAACCAACGAAATCTGGGGACCAAAAATGTACCAAACATCCTAAGAAATAGAAGAAGTTGAAAACCTAATGCATTTGCAATTTTAAGAGACTTTGGCGTTACACCATCCGGTCCGCAATGGAACTGCTTTGATAGAATGCTCTCATTTTCGATGACCTGCTGATGCCATGAGAACTGCCACAGCTATAATAAACATGAACAGCATGctaactaataatatatatgttcgTCTTGATGACCTCTGGAActctccaaataaaaatatcccCCAAAACGTTGAAACAAGTGGTAATGCCTGAAATCGCCAAGCGGTGAAACCGGAAGGCAATTGTAAGCTACTTGACTAAAGTAAACAGcatcattattaatttatgtaaatGTGTACTAGAACTAACCTGAACAGCATCTGCCGCTGCATATCCCGCAGCTTCACCACCCATAAATTGTAGACCGTTTCCGATCCCACAGAGGAGACCAGCCAAAAAGGCCCATCCTCTGCCATTCCAATCCTTAATATAAGTCCTTAATGATGATCTTGGTAAATTCAGCACAGGGTAGTAAAGGAAGGCAACATTGAGAAAGATGGCTAGTACAAAGCAAGAGATTGAGAACCAGAAAAATGCAGTGTAGACAACCAACTTAGCAACTCCATTCTTCAAGGTGTGCCATTGGTCATTTGTTGCCAAGTTAAAAGCTGGTGAGAACACAGAGAAACATACACCAGCAATGACGGCTATGATTAGTCCAACTAAAGTGCTCTTCCCCAATACCTGCCAGGAGAGACCCAAAACTTATTTAGTTGCAAGGTTGTTACTGCTATAGCCATGAGATCATATAGCCTTGCGCCAAATTAACAGAAAAGCATTTAGGAAAGCGAATGGGCTATAACACAAGTTTCTCAAGTTAATACCATAAATTGGAAGGTGGAAGCACCAACCTTAATAGCTCTTCTTTTCTCAAGCTCTACAAGGAAGTCTGCTGTTCCAAACTTTGCCTTTCCTGAAGGGACGTTTCCATTCTCCAAATCCTTTCTTTCTGTAGAAAAtggagaaaaggaaagaagggCCATATTTTACTAATGAAGTGAGGCAAACAAGGATTATGATGCATGAACTCCCAAATGATGCATAACATTGTTTGAAGAAGCTTTAATTGTGGTAGTATCTGTAACCCTGGCAAAATGTTAGTCTTGGTGGCAGCAGATAAACAGATGTGGATCTCAGAAGTATTAGCTTAGTAGGAGAACTTTTGACAAAATGTAAAACAGGGTAAAAGGTATTCTATATGTAATACTAATTTCATAGGAGAGTAAGGAGCAAATTAGAAAAGGCATACTCTATTCCAAGGTTGTAACCAGTAGACAAACCTCCAAGCTTTGCACTATTATCAGCTGCATTGGATGAATGAACAGCTGATGCAAGGCAGACTGCAATCAAGAAGCAACCAACACCTGGAAATAGAATCTCAGCCTTGTTTATCTTGTCATCTAAGAAGTAATTCAAGGTTGTGCCTGTTGTAACCAAATCTAGATTCTATCATGTCACAAGCTATAAACTTGAATGGATAAAATCATTTCCCCTTGTGGGCAAAGACGAACCTATTACAACAGTCGTGCTAGCGGTGATCACTTCAGTCACTGATAAACCAACAAAAGCCAAAGCATACTGTGTGCATAGATTTCCAACGCTAAGCACCAGACCACCAGCCATTGCAAACATGACTGAAGGCCAGTTTTCCTGCAAAAATCACCCTAGAATGTTCAATTTCAGCCCATAAGTGGTTTTATGCCATTAGCAAACAAGACGCATGAAGAAAgtgcattttgtaattaacaGGCAATGCAGAAGCTAAAAAGCAACAAGAAAAACTAATTGGCTCAACATACCCTCAACTGAGAAAGTTGGTCGGTGAAATTGGGCGCTTCTGGTGTGCTCTTGCCTATCTCACCAAATGTTAGAGCAAAAAATAGAGCAGCTAGGAGATTTGTGATTGAATAATCAAGGTAAGTATGTTGAGGAAGACGACCTCGCCTTTCTAGGAGAGTAAAAATAGCAGGCCATGTGCCTAAGCAGAACAAAGAAAGCAGCATACATGCTATGGCTCCTCCTTTGCTTTCAACTAAATACATTTCCAAACCACTAGAGTTAACTCGCTCTGTTGGTAAAGCAATCAGTGAAGGTATTCCTGCAAAGTCCTGCAAATGCAAAAAGCAGTTTCAGTTGCTCATACTTCATGGATACTTCTGCGAAGCCAAACAATAAGCAAAATTCCAGAAAGAAGGTAATGGAATTGTCCGAAACCAAAAATCTGATATTTAAGAGACCATCGAAAATAAAGCATTAAACTTCTCCAAGGTGTATTAAAGAAATCATACAAGAGCATCCAAAGTATAGGCagaagaaaaaatagtaaattcaTACTAAAGAATATTACAGAGAGGATAAGGAAGCAGAAATATACAGCTGAAAGAACACAACAGaacaaagaacaaataaagaatcaagaaaagtcaaacacataaaaagaaaagcatacCATATTAAGTTTCAACTTTCAAGAAAGCAAGACAACAGGTGATCTTCAACATTAATCACTCGCCATAGCAGAGGGATGATGTGTAGATAGAAAGAGAGAGATCACCTACCCAAGAAACAGCAAGAATGATTGATAAGGAATCTCGTATTGAAGTAGGGACACCCCCGTAGGCCACACATGACGAATTGCAAGATCCCTTTTAAGTcataaaatatcacaaaaattCAGACTCAAAGAAGAATGTAAAATTGAGTTACTGACAATCTTCATGATATAGACATTTATAGGAAGACAAGAACAGAGTAAAGGCAGCAAGGAAGTCAGTTAAGTTACCTCTTCTATCAAAGACCTGTAAACATGAACGAAGGAGGGACCCAAGATTTGTCTTAATTAGCTAATATATCTGTCGAAAACAATTTGTTTGGCTGAGAAGAAAGTGtatggaaataaaataaaattcatagaAAAATGACAAGgcaaaataaatgaaggaAAAATCAGGAGTAAAAGGAATTTCTTTGCCTTATTTCATTTGGGCAGTGCTTATAAAAAATGGAGTTAAAAGTATGAGGAAAATAATTCTTTGTATTTCATTTGGACCAACAAACTTTGTCAAGAAAACattaagaattttgagaaggaatagaaatattataaagaaGTATTCTaccattataattattaatcaaaagcgATTTGAGATGCGAGAGATATGTTGAATTCGAAGCTAATGAGGTTGATTTAGTAGTATAGTCTCAAGCAGTTATTATCTTACctatttatgtataatttatttatttattatttgattattttattcgAATTCAAACCATATCATAgttaacttaaaaaaaaaattcatatatttgtataattttaactattagattcaaaattaatgattaagatttattatataataaataactactaaaattttttaaatttttaataaaatttcaatcatttaattttttatattcttaaccATTGAAATGTGAGGTGACTCCTATTTAAGAATGATGgtattgaattttataattgatagaTTTGAATGGTAGAGGATTCTCATGAGATTCCTGAATCCACTTTGATGGATAGACGATGAATAATAGAGGATTCTCTTGGATTCGACGAATCCACTTTTGATTTGTTGCATATGGCCATGCATGCTTCAATTACAGACATACATTAATAACAGATCTTTTCGGCTTTGGCTTGTCTATAGGGTCCTTTCAACGGTTAgctagaattttttatttttttctttaaaaaaaaaaaagctactCTCCGCTTAAAAGTAACGGCCAAATATTTTCATTGGCATTCACAATCAGCAAGCAAACAGAGCTTAATCTAAGCTCAATGAgaaaagccaaattcattgaGAACTTTGAACAGATAATAATATACTGCCACGGCAACAGCATCAGCCATCATCATCTCAAGCCacaatcaaaattcaaaagctTTGGACAAACGCTTTTCACTTGTTTACTATGTTTAATTCATTCTCATGAAACCAAAAAATGTTTGGTCTAAGAAAAAAACAAgacttttttacttttctttctttctgttcTCTTGACTGATATCATATTCATTTGTGACTGGTTAGTGTATTAGTGGCAACCATCAATAGCGACCACTAAAGCACAAAGGTGATCACTCGAAAGGACATTAACTCAAAAGGCAGTTactaatttcattttcttttttgtaacGGCAAAAGGATGTCAATTAAACTAAGCATCCTATTTCTTCCTTGTTCGTTCACTCTTCCGTGTTCCCTTCTCTAACCGTATCTCTGGACACCCCATGCAGGAAATTCCCAAGCAGCCTCTGGTCAAGAACCATATTGGGTACCTGAAAAGGAAACATGCCcattaatttaaatgaaattttgaaaattccTTTATTGTTTTGGGAGTTTGAAAGGAATAGAGATCAGCACCTTGTCCCCAAAGAAAATTTTTGTATTATCAGCTATAGCTTCAATAAATTTCAGTTCAAGAAATTCAGGAGTGAGCTTTAACTTGTTGGCTT
The Ricinus communis isolate WT05 ecotype wild-type chromosome 1, ASM1957865v1, whole genome shotgun sequence DNA segment above includes these coding regions:
- the LOC125369598 gene encoding transcription elongation factor SPT6 homolog — encoded protein: MKPKGDTLNNGLVIELWFKVSAIVHCRNDYRSGSNAEGHQSGLPRPYGGQGHGPGSYSSSGGNSNSKWDSVAKDSNSDWGSFPGAKVQNSPGRQAFPAGWGSGGNGSGDGVASGSNWGHGTGGRSYNEKSGWGSGFKSRKVMVGGW
- the LOC8264721 gene encoding ureide permease 1 isoform X1, translating into MDFAGIPSLIALPTERVNSSGLEMYLVESKGGAIACMLLSLFCLGTWPAIFTLLERRGRLPQHTYLDYSITNLLAALFFALTFGEIGKSTPEAPNFTDQLSQLRENWPSVMFAMAGGLVLSVGNLCTQYALAFVGLSVTEVITASTTVVIDLVTTGTTLNYFLDDKINKAEILFPGVGCFLIAVCLASAVHSSNAADNSAKLGERKDLENGNVPSGKAKFGTADFLVELEKRRAIKVLGKSTLVGLIIAVIAGVCFSVFSPAFNLATNDQWHTLKNGVAKLVVYTAFFWFSISCFVLAIFLNVAFLYYPVLNLPRSSLRTYIKDWNGRGWAFLAGLLCGIGNGLQFMGGEAAGYAAADAVQALPLVSTFWGIFLFGEFQRSSRRTYILLVSMLFMFIIAVAVLMASAGHRK
- the LOC8264721 gene encoding ureide permease 1 isoform X3, which codes for MYLVESKGGAIACMLLSLFCLGTWPAIFTLLERRGRLPQHTYLDYSITNLLAALFFALTFGEIGKSTPEAPNFTDQLSQLRENWPSVMFAMAGGLVLSVGNLCTQYALAFVGLSVTEVITASTTVVIDLVTTGTTLNYFLDDKINKAEILFPGVGCFLIAVCLASAVHSSNAADNSAKLGERKDLENGNVPSGKAKFGTADFLVELEKRRAIKVLGKSTLVGLIIAVIAGVCFSVFSPAFNLATNDQWHTLKNGVAKLVVYTAFFWFSISCFVLAIFLNVAFLYYPVLNLPRSSLRTYIKDWNGRGWAFLAGLLCGIGNGLQFMGGEAAGYAAADAVQALPLVSTFWGIFLFGEFQRSSRRTYILLVSMLFMFIIAVAVLMASAGHRK
- the LOC8264721 gene encoding ureide permease 1 isoform X2; the protein is MDFAGIPSLIALPTERVNSSGLEMYLVESKGGAIACMLLSLFCLGTWPAIFTLLERRGRLPQHTYLDYSITNLLAALFFALTFGEIGKSTPEAPNFTDQLSQLRENWPSVMFAMAGGLVLSVGNLCTQYALAFVGLSVTEVITASTTVVIGTTLNYFLDDKINKAEILFPGVGCFLIAVCLASAVHSSNAADNSAKLGERKDLENGNVPSGKAKFGTADFLVELEKRRAIKVLGKSTLVGLIIAVIAGVCFSVFSPAFNLATNDQWHTLKNGVAKLVVYTAFFWFSISCFVLAIFLNVAFLYYPVLNLPRSSLRTYIKDWNGRGWAFLAGLLCGIGNGLQFMGGEAAGYAAADAVQALPLVSTFWGIFLFGEFQRSSRRTYILLVSMLFMFIIAVAVLMASAGHRK
- the LOC8264721 gene encoding ureide permease 1 isoform X4, with amino-acid sequence MDFAGIPSLIALPTERVNSSGLEMYLVESKGGAIACMLLSLFCLGTWPAIFTLLERRGRLPQHTYLDYSITNLLAALFFALTFGEIGKSTPEAPNFTDQLSQLRENWPSVMFAMAGGLVLSVGNLCTQYALAFVGLSVTEVITASTTVVIGVGCFLIAVCLASAVHSSNAADNSAKLGERKDLENGNVPSGKAKFGTADFLVELEKRRAIKVLGKSTLVGLIIAVIAGVCFSVFSPAFNLATNDQWHTLKNGVAKLVVYTAFFWFSISCFVLAIFLNVAFLYYPVLNLPRSSLRTYIKDWNGRGWAFLAGLLCGIGNGLQFMGGEAAGYAAADAVQALPLVSTFWGIFLFGEFQRSSRRTYILLVSMLFMFIIAVAVLMASAGHRK